A single genomic interval of Psychrilyobacter piezotolerans harbors:
- a CDS encoding META domain-containing protein, with amino-acid sequence MKKVLLILALSGFIISCSANEPMETRSDSVRIETIQKEFAGTTWKLSKYLSDDQLKDVTETSKADLKFEGGKFYGNGSVNRYFGSYTLNNSELSMGRIGTTLMMGPEDAMQQEYAFTALLQKVTSYEIVGEELKLFSDGKLILVLTEENK; translated from the coding sequence ATGAAAAAAGTATTGTTAATATTAGCGTTGTCAGGGTTTATTATCTCATGTTCTGCCAATGAGCCTATGGAAACAAGATCAGATTCAGTGAGGATAGAAACTATTCAAAAAGAATTCGCAGGGACCACCTGGAAGTTATCTAAATATCTTTCAGATGATCAATTAAAAGATGTAACAGAGACTTCAAAAGCTGATCTGAAGTTTGAGGGGGGAAAGTTTTACGGTAACGGGAGTGTGAACAGGTACTTCGGAAGCTACACATTAAATAACAGTGAACTCAGTATGGGCAGAATTGGAACTACTTTAATGATGGGGCCTGAAGATGCCATGCAGCAGGAATATGCATTTACTGCACTTTTACAAAAAGTTACATCCTATGAGATTGTAGGAGAAGAATTAAAACTTTTCAGTGATGGGAAACTAATATTAGTTTTAACTGAAGAAAATAAATAA
- the htpX gene encoding zinc metalloprotease HtpX, protein MNTIKTFLLMISMTLILLFIGGAIGGRNGAMFALIFSFGINIISYWNSDKIVLRMYKAQEVEKNSEVYSIVRELAERADLPMPKVYMINQSQPNAFATGRNSKHAAVAVTRGITEILDRNELKGVLAHELGHVHNKDILIGTIAASFAGAIAYLATMARWAAIFGGRDDEDKNPIALIGIAIFAPMAAMLVQMAISRTREYKADSYGGKLAGNPLYLANALKKLEMWSTRTPMDAKPATAHMFIVNPLKGQNMAKLFSTHPSTEDRIAKLEEQARQR, encoded by the coding sequence ATGAACACAATCAAAACATTTTTATTGATGATCTCTATGACATTGATCTTATTATTTATCGGAGGAGCTATCGGGGGGCGTAATGGTGCTATGTTTGCTCTGATATTTTCTTTTGGAATAAACATAATAAGCTATTGGAATAGTGATAAAATCGTACTTAGGATGTATAAAGCCCAGGAGGTAGAAAAGAACTCTGAAGTGTACTCTATAGTAAGGGAATTAGCTGAAAGAGCTGATCTTCCTATGCCGAAAGTATATATGATCAACCAGTCTCAGCCCAATGCATTTGCAACAGGTAGAAATTCAAAACATGCAGCAGTGGCAGTGACTCGTGGAATCACAGAAATTTTAGACAGAAATGAACTAAAGGGTGTTTTAGCTCATGAATTAGGTCATGTTCATAATAAGGATATATTAATTGGAACAATTGCAGCATCCTTTGCTGGAGCCATTGCATATCTTGCTACCATGGCTAGATGGGCTGCTATATTCGGTGGAAGAGACGATGAAGATAAAAATCCGATAGCTCTGATTGGGATAGCTATATTTGCCCCAATGGCAGCAATGCTGGTTCAGATGGCAATTTCACGTACCCGTGAATATAAAGCCGACAGTTACGGAGGAAAATTAGCAGGAAATCCGCTGTATCTGGCCAATGCACTGAAAAAATTAGAGATGTGGAGTACCAGAACACCTATGGACGCCAAGCCGGCAACTGCACATATGTTTATAGTAAATCCATTGAAGGGACAGAATATGGCAAAATTATTCAGTACCCATCCATCTACAGAGGATAGGATAGCAAAATTAGAAGAACAGGCCAGACAGAGGTAA
- the rlmF gene encoding 23S rRNA (adenine(1618)-N(6))-methyltransferase RlmF has translation MNNKKQKGFHLRNPHSGRYDFKSLIEDSKELKKYIKNNPSGDNTIDFGDEKAVLELNRALLKSYYEIKHWGVPEGFLCPPIPGRADYIHHISDLVLKSKKDIKVLDIGTGANCIYPIIGNRSYGWKFIASDIDPVSVENAKEIIQKNHLGDSIVIKLQTDKNNFFKGIIDEEYVDITMCNPPFHASLKEALSANKQKRDNLNKTRSSNLSEKLNFGGQKAELWCKGGEILFLKKMARESLLFSKKVGYFTSLISKGENVKPMEKILKKLGAWDIRVIEMVHGNKISRIVAWTFDSKK, from the coding sequence TTGAATAATAAAAAACAAAAAGGATTTCATTTGAGGAACCCCCATTCAGGAAGGTACGATTTTAAATCCCTTATAGAAGATTCTAAAGAATTAAAAAAATATATAAAAAATAATCCAAGTGGAGATAATACCATTGATTTTGGAGATGAAAAGGCAGTTTTAGAATTAAATAGAGCTCTGTTAAAATCTTATTATGAAATTAAACATTGGGGCGTTCCGGAAGGGTTTTTATGCCCTCCTATTCCGGGAAGAGCGGACTATATCCATCATATTTCAGACCTGGTGCTTAAATCTAAAAAGGACATTAAGGTTTTAGATATTGGAACAGGTGCAAACTGTATCTATCCCATTATTGGAAACAGGTCTTACGGGTGGAAATTTATAGCTTCAGATATCGACCCTGTTTCTGTGGAAAATGCAAAGGAAATAATCCAAAAAAATCATTTAGGAGACAGCATAGTTATTAAGCTCCAAACCGATAAAAATAACTTTTTTAAAGGGATCATAGATGAAGAGTATGTGGATATAACTATGTGTAACCCGCCATTTCATGCCTCTTTAAAAGAAGCCCTATCTGCCAATAAACAAAAAAGAGATAACTTAAATAAAACCAGATCCTCCAATTTAAGTGAAAAGTTAAACTTTGGAGGTCAAAAAGCAGAACTCTGGTGCAAGGGGGGAGAAATTCTATTTTTGAAAAAAATGGCCAGGGAAAGTCTTCTGTTTTCAAAAAAAGTGGGGTACTTTACTTCCCTTATATCCAAGGGGGAAAATGTAAAGCCTATGGAAAAGATCTTAAAAAAATTAGGTGCATGGGATATCAGAGTTATAGAGATGGTTCACGGGAATAAAATATCCAGAATTGTTGCCTGGACCTTTGATTCGAAAAAATAA